The following coding sequences lie in one Saimiri boliviensis isolate mSaiBol1 chromosome 6, mSaiBol1.pri, whole genome shotgun sequence genomic window:
- the LOC101039024 gene encoding E3 ubiquitin-protein ligase RNF138 yields MAEELSAATSYTEDDFYCPVCQEVLKTPVRTAACQHVFCRKCFLTAMRESGTHCPLCRGNVTRRERACPERALGLENIMRKFSGSCRCCAKQIKFYRMRHHYKSCKKYQDEYGVSSIIPNFQISQDSVGNSNRSETSTSDNTETYQENTSSSGHPTFKCPLCQESNFTRQRLLDHCNSNHLFQIIPVTCPICVSLPWGDPRQITRNCVSHLNQRHQFDYGEFVNLQLDEKTQYQTAVEESFQVNI; encoded by the coding sequence atGGCCGAAGAGCTCTCCGCGGCCACATCCTATACCGAAGATGATTTCTACTGCCCAGTCTGTCAGGAGGTGCTCAAAACGCCCGTGCGGACTGCGGCCTGTCAGCACGTTTTCTGTAGAAAATGTTTCCTGACTGCAATGAGGGAAAGCGGAACACATTGTCCCCTGTGTCGTGGAAACGTGACTAGAAGAGAGAGAGCATGTCCCGAACGGGCTTTAGGCCTTGAAAATATCATGAGGAAGTTTTCTGGTAGCTGCAGATGCTGTGCAAAACAGATTAAATTCTATCGCATGAGACATCATTACAAATCTTGTAAGAAGTATCAGGATGAATATGGTGTTTCTTCTATCATTCCAAACTTTCAGATCTCTCAAGATTCAGTAGGGAACAGTAATAGGAGTGAAACATCTACATCTGATAACACAGAAACTTACCAAGAGAATACAAGTTCTTCTGGTCATCCCACTTTTAAGTGTCCCCTGTGTCAAGAATCAAATTTTACCAGGCAGCGTTTACTGGATCACTGTAACAGTAATCACCTATTTCAGATAATTCCTGTGACATGTCCCATTTGTGTGTCCCTTCCTTGGGGAGATCCTCGCCAGATAACTAGAAATTGTGTTAGTCATCTAAATCAGAGACATCAGTTTGATTATGGAGAATTTGTGAATCTTCAGCTAGATGAAAAAACCCAGTATCAAACTGCTGTTGAAGAATCTTTTCAAGTAAACATCTGA